The DNA segment TCAAATCAACCGATACGGTCGCGCTGTACGACTCACACGGACAGTGGATAGAGTGGTGTCAGTAGTAGTCGACTATAATATGAGGATTTCCAGCTAGATTGTTAAGGTTTCAAACTGACTAACAGATTTCGTCTACTTTGCCGGTTTGTTTGTCGCCCACCGGTGAGAGACTGGTCGGCGGGGCGATTTAAAGATGAAACCTCTACGCGCCCGTCCGCCACTCGTCTTCCAAGACGCTCATCTGAACCAGCGTCCAGTACTCGTCTTCGTACCGTCGTGCCTCCCGGAGTGTACCCTCACGGGTGAAACCGACCTTCTCATAACACGTAATTGCAGACTCGTTGAAGTCGAAGACACGTAGTTCGATACGGTGGAGACCAAGTTCCTCGAAGCCGATTTCGAGCAGACGGTGGAGCATCGACGTTCCGTGACCGCGCCCGCGTTCAACCGGGCTCACGATGACCCGAGAGACGCTCGCTGAGAGATTTCGTCGGTCAATCGTGTTCAGTTC comes from the Halorussus vallis genome and includes:
- a CDS encoding GNAT family N-acetyltransferase, with the protein product MTADITLRPFTEDYFDKLIDWVDSPSFLLQWAGPIFSYPLDESQLREHLEATNDPEPSRLAFKAVDSTEQMVGYVELNTIDRRNLSASVSRVIVSPVERGRGHGTSMLHRLLEIGFEELGLHRIELRVFDFNESAITCYEKVGFTREGTLREARRYEDEYWTLVQMSVLEDEWRTGA